ACGAGGACATGGAGACGCGCATCTCCGAGCTCATCCGCGAGGAGGCGCTCCGCGGGTTGCGCGAGGAGCTGCCCCACTCGGTCGCGGTGGAGGTCGATGAGATGCACCCGGATCCGGAGCGTCCGGAGCGCACCATGATCTACGCGGTCCTCTACCTCGAGCGTCCCGGCCAGAAGCGCATCATCGAGGGCCCGTCCGGGCGGCGCATGAGCGGGATCGTGCACCGCGCCCGCCAGCAGATCATGCAGCTGACCGGCCGCAACGTGTACCTCGACCTGCGTATCAAGGTGCTGAAGAACTGGCAGCAGGACCCCAAGCACCTGGGCAGGCTCGGTTTTTAGACGTGCCCACCAGACCCAGTTACCGCGACCACGCGTTCGTCGTGCGCACCTACGACTTCGGGGAGGCTGACCGCGTCGTCGTGCTGCTCACGCGCACGCACGGGGTCGTCCGAGCGGTAGCAAAAGGCGTAAGACGCGCGCGGTCCCGGTTCGGCTCGCGCATCCAGCCGTTCGTGGAGATCAACGTGCAGCTCTACCCGGGCCGCAACCTCGCCACGATCACCGAGGCCGACACGGTGACCTATTACGGTTCGCGCATCATCGGCGACTTCGACCGCTACGCCGCCGGCTGCGCAATCCTGGAGACGGCGGAGAAGCTGAGCTACGCCGACCTGCCGGACACATTTCTTTTCGACGCCACCGCCGCCGCCCTCGCCCGCCTCCAATCGGACGACCATCCCACCTTGGTCCTGGACGCCTTCATTCTCACCGCGACCGAGCATTCGGGCTGGGGTTTAAGCCTCTTCAACTGCGCAAACTGCCAGCGCCCCGGCCCCCATGCCGCCTTCAGCCCCGCCCTCGGCGGCGCGGTGTGCACGCACTGCCGCCCCCCGGGTTCCATGGACATCGACCCGGAGGCCCTGCACACGATGTGGCTGCTCAGCAACGGTCAGTCCGCGAGCGCCGATCACGTTGAGCAGGTCCATCGCGCTGCGGTAGCGCACGTGACGTGGCACCTAGAGTCGGCCGTGCGCAGTCTCAAGATCATGGAGCAGGCATAATAAGCCAATGACCTTTCTCGCCCCCGAGTTCATTCCCCGCCACATCGCGCTCGTAATGGACGGCAACGGCCGGTGGGCCGCCGAGCGCGGTCTGAGGAGGACGGAGGGGCATCGCCGCGGGGAGGCGGTGCTCATGGAGTGCGTCGATGCGTGCCTCG
The nucleotide sequence above comes from Corynebacterium capitovis DSM 44611. Encoded proteins:
- the recO gene encoding DNA repair protein RecO, with translation MPTRPSYRDHAFVVRTYDFGEADRVVVLLTRTHGVVRAVAKGVRRARSRFGSRIQPFVEINVQLYPGRNLATITEADTVTYYGSRIIGDFDRYAAGCAILETAEKLSYADLPDTFLFDATAAALARLQSDDHPTLVLDAFILTATEHSGWGLSLFNCANCQRPGPHAAFSPALGGAVCTHCRPPGSMDIDPEALHTMWLLSNGQSASADHVEQVHRAAVAHVTWHLESAVRSLKIMEQA